One stretch of Miscanthus floridulus cultivar M001 chromosome 18, ASM1932011v1, whole genome shotgun sequence DNA includes these proteins:
- the LOC136519989 gene encoding uncharacterized protein: MASTNSNTLMKVLLCAVLLLSTTVVAARSHCEPDCRRRAAVVITGRKMLAGAAASLAADAVTTTAAAAVSVPRLTRPAAAAAAYFESKRASPSGPDPQHH; encoded by the coding sequence ATGGCGTCCACCAACTCGAATACGCTGATGAAGGTGCTGCTCTGCGCCGTGCTCCTCCTGTCCACGACCGTCGTCGCTGCCCGCAGCCACTGCGAGCCTGActgtcgccgccgcgctgctgtGGTGATCACCGGGCGGAAAATGCTGGCCGGCGCCGCCGCGAGTTTGGCAGCGGATGCGGTGACGACGACAGCGGCTGCTGCCGTGAGCGTGCCGCGGCTCACTCgccccgcggccgccgccgcggcctacTTCGAGTCGAAGAGGGCGAGCCCCAGCGGGCCCGATCCTCAGCACCATTAA